The genomic DNA TTATCTCCCTTCTGTCGGAGGTAAGCGGGTTGCCTGCACCGCCGGCTGTGACGCGCAAAGCGGGCCGTCGGCCGGCGGGTTTGACCGCCGATCCGGCGCGGGCTATCACGGAACTGGGCATGCCGCAAGGGTGCTTGCGTGAGGCGATCGCTGATGCGGTGGCGTATTATGAGGGAACAAGGAAACGGGAAATAAGTAGACAAGGAAACAAGTAGACAAGGAACTGCTCATTCTGCTCGGGCCGGAGTAAAGGACAGAAATTGGATCAAATCAAAATGCGCTGGGCCATCTTCTGGATGCATCGCAGCGGGCAAAAAGGTTGGCGCAGGCTTGCCATGCGCCTGGCAGCCTGGGGACAGCCTCCCTATAAGGCTCGACGACGTCTGGCCCGCTGGGGGCAGGTTGGGTTCATCTCGCCAGACGCCCAGATCGATTGCCCTGGACTTCGACTCTCCCAGGGGTGTTTTATCGACGACGATGTGACCATCTTTCAACACCCGGATGGTGGTGCCGTCGACCTTGGCGAAAGGGTCCATATCTACCGTGGTTGCATCGTCGAAACAGGTCCGGGGGGAAGCTTGACCGTGGGGTCGGATACCCACATCCAGGCTCGCTGCCAGTTTACAGCGTTTGCCGGCCCCGTCGAGATAGGGGCCCGGGTTCAGATCGCGCCCAACTGCTGCTTCTATCCCTACGATCACAGCTTTATTTTAGATGAAGACATCGCGAGCCAGCCCCTGCAGAGCAAAGGGGGCATTGTCATTGGCGACGGTGCCTGGCTTGGGGCGGGAGTGACGGTTCTGGATGGCGTGACCATCGGCAAGGGGGCGGTCATCGGCGCTGGCGCGGTTGTGACGCGCAACATTCCCGACAATGGCATTGCTGTGGGTGTGCCTGCCAAGGTGGTGGGGGAACGGAGGTAAGGTCGGAAAATTCGCCCCTCACCCAACCAACCGATCTTCCAGGAAACGTCTCCATACGCAGCCCAGGTCTCGATTCAGCTTCCTGGAAGTGCTTCTCTGGCCCTCCGACCTCTGACACTCCGACCTTCTGCCCC from Chloroflexota bacterium includes the following:
- a CDS encoding acyltransferase, giving the protein MDQIKMRWAIFWMHRSGQKGWRRLAMRLAAWGQPPYKARRRLARWGQVGFISPDAQIDCPGLRLSQGCFIDDDVTIFQHPDGGAVDLGERVHIYRGCIVETGPGGSLTVGSDTHIQARCQFTAFAGPVEIGARVQIAPNCCFYPYDHSFILDEDIASQPLQSKGGIVIGDGAWLGAGVTVLDGVTIGKGAVIGAGAVVTRNIPDNGIAVGVPAKVVGERR